The Poecilia reticulata strain Guanapo linkage group LG13, Guppy_female_1.0+MT, whole genome shotgun sequence genome has a segment encoding these proteins:
- the LOC103474247 gene encoding extracellular calcium-sensing receptor-like, with protein MLLFRLLLISALTKTGRTGCRLLGGTQQPELAQDGDLIIGGIFSFRTGQDYFTETFQSIPGFRKCNDFNFREFKFAQTMIFAVNQINKSPEMLPGVTLGYKIYDNCGTMDILRAALALVSGLQEDAGDVGCPDTEAVQAILGHSGSSPTIAFSAIVGRFHIPVISHFATCACLSNRREHPTFFRTIPSDYYQSKALAKLVRHFGWTWVGAVAVDNEYGLDGIAAFIQAAEDYGVCVEYFEAFSSSDPPHVVQRITETIKQSTSKVIVAFMSHREIKILASELHKQNVTGLQWIGSDAWITDLSFADGEGHSVLLGSLGFTVPKAKIPGLEEHLRQLHPSQFPSSQFVKDFWEEAFDCSLNDTVNSERRPCSGTESLQTVESQFTDVSELRFTNNVYKSVFAVAHALDLIIKCGGDEAPSSSRNCFDPKHIQPWQILQSLHRVNFTTVNGQRVYFDRNGDSPARYELVNLQITARGIMEGETVGIYDASFPDDQQFIMNNISVVWANGLLEAPVSECSKKCLPGTYKVLQKGKPICCHDCIPCPAGEITNLTESLQCFKCPLEFWSNNQRDSCIPKPVEFLSYSEILGMVLATCSLLGIFLTTIATLIFFTHKETPIVRANNSELSFLLLVSLTLCFLCSLTFIGRPTEWSCMLRHTAFGMTFVLCISCVLGKTMVVLIAFRATRPGSNIMKWFGAPQQRLSVLAFTLIQVLICLLWLTTSPPFPFMNFVLFEDRIVLQCDLGSAIGFYAVLGYIGFLAVLCFVLAFLARKLPDNFNEAKCITFSMLIFTSVWITFIPAYVSSPGKLSDAVEIFAILASAYGVLFCIFLPKCWIILFRPEQNTKKHIMGKTIKVDIQY; from the exons ATGCTGCTTTTCAGGTTGCTCCTAATCTCTGCACtaacaaaaacaggaaggacTGGATGTCGCCTGCTAGGAGGAACACAACAGCCTGAATTAGCACAGGATGGGGATCTCATCATCGGAGGCATTTTTTCCTTTCGCACAGGCCAGGATTATTTTACCGAAACTTTTCAGTCAATTCCAGGCTTCCGAAAATGCAACGA TTTCAACTTCAGAGAATTCAAATTTGCCCAAACGATGATCTTTGCTGTAAATCAGATCAACAAAAGCCCTGAAATGCTTCCTGGTGTGACGCTTGGCTACAAGATCTACGACAACTGTGGGACGATGGACATACTGAGGGCTGCGTTGGCGCTGGTGAGCGGGCTCCAAGAGGACGCCGGTGACGTCGGCTGCCCGGACACGGAGGCGGTGCAGGCCATCCTAGGTCATTCAGGATCAAGTCCAACCATTGCATTTTCAGCGATAGTTGGCAGGTTTCACATACCTGTG ATTAGCCATTTTGCAACTTGTGCCTGCCTGAGCAATAGGAGAGAGCATCCAACTTTTTTCAGAACTATTCCCAGTGACTACTACCAAAGCAAAGCTCTGGCAAAGCTGGTCCGGCATTTTGGGTGGACGTGGGTTGGGGCCGTAGCTGTGGATAATGAATATGGCTTGGATGGGATTGCTGCATTCATCCAAGCTGCAGAAGATTACGGAGTCTGCGTGGAGTACTTTGAAGCGTTTTCATCTTCTGACCCACCCCACGTCGTGCAGAGAATAACAGAAACCATTAAGCAGTCCACTTCAAAGGTCATCGTGGCTTTTATGTCTCACAGGGAAATTAAAATACTCGCTTCCGAGTTGCACAAGCAGAACGTCACGGGATTGCAGTGGATCGGCAGTGATGCGTGGATCACAGATTTGTCCTTTGCAGACGGCGAGGGACACAGCGTCCTGCTGGGGTCGCTTGGTTTCACTGTGCCCAAAGCTAAAATCCCCGGACTAGAAGAGCACTTGAGGCAGCTCCACCCTTCGCAGTTCCCCAGCAGCCAGTTTGTCAAAGATTTCTGGGAAGAAGCGTTTGATTGTTCTCTTAATGATACCGTGAACTCAGAAAGACGGCCCTGTAGTGGCACCGAGAGCTTGCAGACTGTTGAATCCCAGTTCACCGATGTGTCTGAGCTCAGGTTTACCAACAATGTCTACAAGTCCGTTTTTGCAGTAGCTCATGCACTTGACCTGATAATTAAATGTGGCGGTGACGAAGCACCCTCGTCCAGCAGGAACTGTTTTGACCCCAAACACATACAGCCGTGGCAG attttgcaAAGTCTCCACAGAGTAAATTTCACCACTGTGAATGGGCAGAGAgtttattttgacagaaatgGAGACTCGCCAGCAAGATATGAACTTGTAAATTTACAAATTACAGCAAGAGGGATCATGGAAGGAGAAACTGTTGGCATTTATGATGCGTCTTTCCCAGATGACCAACAGTTCATCATGAACAACATCTCTGTGGTCTGGGCAAATGGTCTGTTAGAG GCGCCTGTGTCAGAGTGCAGTAAGAAATGTCTCCCTGGAACTTATAAGGTCCTCCAGAAAGGAAAGCCAATCTGCTGCCATGACTGCATACCTTGTCCAGCAGGCGAAATTACAAATTTAACCG AATCATTGCAGTGTTTTAAATGCCCTCTGGAGTTCTGGTCAAATAACCAAAGAGACTCCTGCATCCCAAAACCAGTTGAGTTTCTGTCGTATAGTGAAATCCTCGGGATGGTGTTGGCGACGTGTTCGCTTCTTGGAATCTTTCTGACTACGATCGCCACGCTGATCTTCTTCACCCACAAAGAGACTCCGATAGTACGAGCCAACAACTCAGAgctgagcttcctgctgctcgTCTCCTTGACTCTCTGCTTCCTGTGCTCTCTGACCTTCATCGGCCGCCCCACCGAGTGGTCCTGCATGCTGCGGCACACAGCGTTCGGCATGACCTTTGTCCTCTGCATTTCGTGTGTTCTTGGGAAAACCATGGTGGTTTTGATAGCTTTCAGGGCTACACGTCCAGGCAGCAACATAATGAAATGGTTTGGAGCACCACAGCAGAGACTCAGTGTGTTAGCCTTCACGCTCATACAGGTTTTGATATGCCTACTTTGGTTAACTACAAGTCCTCCTTTTCCCTTTATGAACTTTGTGCTGTTTGAGGACAGAATCGTTTTGCAGTGTGATCTCGGTTCAGCCATCGGCTTCTATGCTGTCTTAGGGTACATAGGGTTTTTGGCCGTTTTATGTTTTGTGCTTGCGTTTTTGGCTCGAAAGTTGCCTGATAACTTCAATGAAGCTAAATGTATTACCTTTAGCATGCTGATATTCACCTCAGTCTGGATTACATTTATCCCAGCATACGTCAGCTCTCCTGGTAAGCTAAGCGACGCTGTGGAAATATTTGCCATTCTTGCCTCTGCTTATGGAGtcctgttttgcatttttctgccAAAATGCTGGATAATATTGTTCAGACCCGAACAGAATACCAAGAAACACATTATGGGAAAGACTATCAAAGTGGATATCCAATATTAA
- the LOC103474279 gene encoding extracellular calcium-sensing receptor-like translates to MLGGIFSFHSSWKNSQDNYEKSPQRLQCTSLNFRDFQFAQAMLFAIEEINNSSDLLPGVTLGYKMYDTCGSIARSVRVALSLLNGNDIEALPAEACTRPAQVQVIMGETSSSPTAAIATAIGPFHIPMISHFATCACLSDKTKYPSFLRTIPSDYYQSRALAQLVKYFGWTWIGAVRTNDDYGNNGMATFIATAQQLGVCVEYSISFFRTDPLEKIQKIIEIIKTSTSKVIVTFLSNMDWDVLLHEFSRNNLTGYQWVGTEGWISDSQIAATDKSHILDGAIGLSIPKAHVSGIKKFMFNVKPLNSSNSVLFREFWEALFSCKFNQSNSGEIQKICTGEEDLTGIENSFTDMSLMPIFYNVYKGVYAVAHALHEKLNCNKTCDKNVQLDPYTVLQQLQKIHFKTKEGDFVYFNDNGDPPAKYEIINWQPRENNTVEFVGVGIYDASLPEDRQLSVKNMSLIWAKNSLQVPVSVCSEKCPHGTHKVLQKGKPVCCYDCVRCAEGEMSNATDSISCLKCFPEFWSNEERDACIKKEELFLSYEEIMGALLTTASIFGTCMTALVAAIFFRHRKTPLVRANNSELSFLLLFSLTLCFLCSLTFIGQPSEWSCMLRHTAFGITFVLCMSCVLGKTIVVLMAFKSSLPGRNITKWFGPTQQRVSVLGFTLIQVIICIIWVTMAPPLPIKNFKEFKDKIVLECDLGSTIGFWSVLGYIGLLAMLCFHFAFLARKLPDNFNEAKLITFSMLIFCTVWITFIPAYVSSPGKFSVAVEIFAILASSFGLLICIFIPKCYIILLKPEKNTKKNMMGKGPRKP, encoded by the exons ATGTTGGGaggaatattttctttccacagcagctggaaaaacaGCCAAGATAACTATGAAAAAAGCCCTCAGAGACTGCAATGCACCAG TTTAAATTTCAGAGACTTCCAGTTTGCTCAAGCCATGCTTTTTGCCATTGAGGAAATTAACAACAGTTCAGATCTACTGCCGGGAGTTACTCTGGGCTACAAAATGTACGATACCTGTGGCTCCATTGCCAGAAGTGTAAGAGTTGCCTTGTCCTTGCTCAACGGTAACGACATTGAGGCTTTACCTGCAGAGGCATGTACAAGACCTGCACAGGTTCAGGTGATAATGGGAGAAACGTCTTCCTCCCCTACAGCAGCCATAGCGACTGCAATAGGACCCTTTCACATCCCAATG atcAGCCACTTTGCCACGTGTGCTTGTCTCAGTGATAAAACCAAGTACCCCTCATTTCTCAGAACAATACCCAGTGACTATTACCAGAGCAGAGCTCTGGCCCAACTGGTCAAATATTTTGGTTGGACTTGGATTGGTGCCGTCAGAACCAATGACGACTACGGAAACAACGGCATGGCGACGTTCATAGCAACCGCGCAGCAGCTGGGTGTATGTGTGGAGTACTCCATATCGTTCTTTAGAACTGATCCActggagaaaatacaaaaaataattgagaTTATTAAGACATCTACCTCAAAGGTCATTGTTACTTTCCTTTCCAACATGGACTGGGATGTGCTGTTGCATGAATTTTCTAGGAACAATCTGACCGGCTATCAGTGGGTGGGAACCGAAGGCTGGATTTCCGATTCTCAAATTGCGGCGACGGATAAAAGTCATATTCTGGATGGAGCTATAGGGCTCTCCATCCCTAAGGCGCACGTGAGCGGAATCAAAAAGTTCATGTTTAACGTTAAGCCGCTAAATTCATCTAACAGCGTCTTATTTAGGGAGTTCTGGGAGGCGTTGTTCAGCTGTAAGTTCAATCAGTCAAACTCGGGGGAGATTCAGAAAATATGCACCGGAGAGGAAGATCTAACCGGAATAGAAAACAGCTTCACTGACATGTCACTCATGCCAATATTTTACAATGTCTACAAAGGGGTTTATGCAGTGGCTCACGCTCTGCACGAAAAACTcaactgtaataaaacatgTGACAAGAACGTCCAGCTAGATCCGTACACA gtTTTACAGCAACTACAAAAGATCCACTTCAAAACAAAGGAAGGAGACTTTGTCTACTTCAACGACAATGGAGACCCACCAGCAAAATACGAAATAATAAACTGGCAGCCGAGAGAAAACAACACAGTTGAATTTGTCGGTGTTGGAATATATGATGCGTCTTTACCTGAAGATAGACAACTGAGTGTGAAAAACATGTCTTTAATCTGGGCTAAAAACTCACTACAG GTCCCTGTGTCAGTTTGCAGTGAGAAGTGTCCTCATGGCACACATAAGGTCCTCCAGAAAGGAAAACCTGTTTGCTGTTACGACTGTGTGCGATGTGCAGAAGGAGAAATGAGCAACGCCACAG attctATCTCTTGTTTGAAATGCTTCCCAGAGTTCTGGTCAAATGAGGAAAGAGATGCCTGCATAAAGAAAGAGGAGCTGTTCCTTTCGTATGAGGAAATTATGGGGGCGTTACTAACAACAGCTTCCATATTTGGAACCTGCATGACTGCTCTTGTTGCGGCCATTTTCTTCAGACATCGCAAAACTCCTCTTGTGAGGGCAAACAACTCTGAgctgagcttcctgctgctcttctccttgactctgtgtttcctctgctctctgacGTTCATCGGCCAGCCGTCTGAGTGGTCCTGCATGCTGCGGCACACGGCCTTCGGCATCACCTTCGTCCTCTGTATGTCCTGCGTTCTGGGCAAAACCATAGTGGTTCTAATGGCCTTCAAATCTTCGCTTCCAGGGAGAAATATCACAAAATGGTTTGGGCCTACGCAGCAGAGAGTCAGTGTTCTGGGTTTTACTCTGATACAGGTTATCATTTGTATAATCTGGGTAACAATGGCTCCTCCACTTCCAATCAAGAACTTTAAGGAATTCAAAGATAAAATCGTTCTGGAGTGTGATTTAGGCTCCACCATTGGTTTCTGGTCTGTGCTTGGATATATAGGTCTCCTCgccatgttgtgttttcattttgcttttttggctCGAAAGTTACCGGATAATTTCAATGAAGCTAAACTGATCACCTTCAGCATGCTGATATTCTGCACAGTCTGGATCACTTTCATCCCAGCGTACGTCAGCTCTCCTGGGAAGTTCAGTGTCGCTGTTGAAATCTTTGCTATCCTGGCCTCCAGTTTTGGATTGCTGATTTGTATTTTCATACCAAAATGCTACATCATTTTACTAAAACcggagaaaaatacaaagaaaaacatgatgggGAAAGGACCAAGAAAACCTTAA
- the LOC103474248 gene encoding extracellular calcium-sensing receptor-like: MFAGRRPERRLKLFYLLLASSFSLAEEQTCTHRGDLEDAQLIKKGDIMLGGVFSFHSSWRNSQDDYAQKPRQLQCTSLNFRDFQFAQAMLFAIGEINNSSDLLPGVTLGYKMYDACGFIARSVKVALTLLNGNDVEALPAEACTRPAQVQVIMGETSSSPSAAIATAVGPFHIPMISHFSTCACLSDKTKYPSFLRTIPSDYYQSRALAHLVKHFGWTWIGAVRSNDDYGNNGMATFTETAEQLGICLEYSVSFFRTDPPDKIHKIIEVIKSSNSKVVVAFLSHMDLDVLLNEFSVNNLTDYQWVGTEGWMFDSQIAAMDKNRILDGAVGLSIPKAHVSGLREFMFNVKPLNSTNSELFTQLWEALFSCKFKQSNSAEIQKKCTGEEDITTVENSFTDMSLMPIFYNVYKGVYAVAHALHEILKCNKTCDTNVQLDPLTILQHIQRIRFKTKEGDEVYFNENGDPPAKYEIINWQRSEDGMLNFAAVGLYDASLPADKQLNVKIGSIVWAKNSLQLPVSVCSEKCPPGTQKVLQKGRPVCCFDCIRCAEGEISNSTDSVTCVKCPLESWSNENRTACIKKKAEFLSYKEMMGSLLTAASLFGTCVTVAVAVIFIKYRKTPLVRANNSELSFLLLFSLKLCFLCSLTFIGQPSDWSCMLRHTAFGITFVLCISCVLGKTIVVLMAFKATLPGRNVMKWFGPTQQRVSVLGFTLIQVIICILWLSISPPFPSKNFKEFKDKIILECSLGSAVGFWAVLGYIGLLAMLCFICAFLARKLPDNFNEAKMITFSMLIFCAVWITFIPAYVSSPGKFSVAVEIFAILASSFGLLFCIFIPKCYIMLMKPEKNTKKNMMGKGALK; this comes from the exons ATGTTTGCAGGGAGGCGGCCGGAGAGGCGACTGaagcttttttatttgctgttggCGTCGTCTTTCTCTCTGGCTGAGGAGCAAACCTGCACGCATAGAGGCGACCTGGAGGATGCCCAGCTGATAAAGAAAGGAGACATTATGTTGGGAGGAGTCTTCTCGttccacagcagctggaggaacaGTCAAGATGATTATGCACAAAAACCTCGGCAACTGCAATGCACCAG ttTAAATTTCAGAGACTTCCAGTTTGCTCAAGCCATGCTTTTTGCCATTGGGGAAATTAACAACAGTTCAGATCTACTGCCGGGAGTTACTCTGGGATACAAAATGTACGATGCTTGTGGTTTCATTGCCAGAAGTGTAAAAGTTGCACTGACCTTGCTCAACGGTAATGACGTTGAGGCTTTACCTGCAGAGGCATGTACAAGACCTGCACAGGTTCAGGTGATAATGGGAGAAACGTCTTCCTCTCCCAGTGCAGCCATTGCCACTGCTGTTGGACCCTTTCACATCCCAATG atCAGCCATTTTTCCACGTGTGCCTGTCTCAGTGATAAAACCAAGTACCCCTCATTTCTCAGAACAATACCCAGTGACTATTACCAGAGCAGAGCTCTGGCCCATTTGGTCAAACACTTTGGATGGACTTGGATCGGAGCTGTTAGATCAAATGACGACTACGGCAACAACGGCATGGCGACATTCACAGAAACTGCAGAGCAGCTGGGCATCTGTCTGGAATATTCTGTATCGTTCTTTAGAACTGATCCACCTGATAAAATACATAAGATTATTGAGGTTATTAAGTCATCCAACTCAAAAGTTGTCGTTGCCTTCCTCTCCCACATGGACTTGGATGTGTTGCTAAATGAGTTTTCTGTCAACAATCTGACTGACTACCAGTGGGTGGGAACCGAAGGCTGGATGTTTGATTCTCAGATTGCGGCGATGGATAAAAATCGCATTCTGGATGGGGCTGTAGGACTTTCCATCCCCAAAGCGC aTGTCAGTGGACTCAGAGAGTTCATGTTTAACGTTAAGCCGCTGAATTCAACAAATAGTGAGTTATTTACACAGCTTTGGGAGGCGTTGTTCAGCTGTAAGTTCAAGCAATCAAACTCGGCAGAGATTCAGAAGAAATGCACCGGAGAGGAAGATATAACTACAGTGGAAAACAGCTTCACTGACATGTCACTCATGCCAATATTTTACAATGTCTACAAAGGGGTTTATGCAGTGGCTCACGCTCTGCATGAAATACTCAAGTGCAATAAAACATGTGACACCAATGTACAGCTAGATCCATTGACA ATTTTACAGCACATACAAAGGATTCGCtttaaaacaaaggaaggaGACGAGGTTTATTTTAACGAGAACGGAGATCCGCCAGCGAAATATGAGATTATAAACTGGCAGCGGAGTGAAGATGGCATGTTGAACTTTGCGGCTGTTGGTCTTTACGACGCGTCATTACCTGCGGATAAACAGCTGAATGTAAAAATTGGGTCAATAGTTTGGGCTAAAAACTCACTCCAG TTGCCAGTTTCAGTTTGCAGTGAGAAGTGTCCGCCAGGAACACAAAAAGTCCTCCAGAAGGGACGACCTGTTTGCTGTTTTGACTGCATAAGATGTGCAGAGGGAGAAATAAGCAACAGCACAG ATTCTGTCACCTGTGTGAAATGCCCCCTTGAATCCTGGTCAAATGAAAATCGAACTGCCTGCATAAAGAAGAAGGCTGAGTTTCTTTCATATAAAGAAATGATGGGATCACTGCTCACTGCGGCTTCTTTGTTTGGAACATGCGTGACTGTCGCTGTCGcagtcatttttattaaatacagaaaaactcCTCTTGTCAGAGCAAACAACTCTGAgctgagcttcctgctgctcttttctttaaagctgtgtttcctctgctctctgacGTTCATCGGCCAGCCGTCTGACTGGTCCTGCATGCTGCGGCACACAGCGTTCGGCATCACCTTCGTCCTCTGCATCTCCTGCGTTCTGGGCAAAACCATAGTGGTTTTAATGGCGTTTAAAGCCACACTTCCAGGGAGAAACGTGATGAAATGGTTCGGGCCTACACAACAGAGAGTCAGTGTTCTGGGGTTTACTCTGATACAAGTTATCATCTGTATCCTCTGGTTAAGCATCTCTCCACCTTTTCCATCCAAGAATTTCAAagaatttaaagacaaaatcatCTTGGAGTGTTCTCTGGGTTCAGCTGTGGGTTTCTGGGCTGTGCTTGGGTACATAGGACTTCTCGCCATGTTGTGTTTCATTTGTGCGTTTCTGGCTCGTAAACTACCTGATAATTTTAACGAAGCCAAGATGATAACCTTCAGCATGTTGATATTCTGTGCTGTCTGGATCACTTTCATCCCAGCGTATGTCAGCTCTCCTGGGAAGTTCAGTGTCGCTGTAGAAATCTTTGCTATCCTGGCCTCCAgttttggattattattttgtatatttattccCAAATGCTATATCATGTTgatgaaaccagaaaaaaacaccaaaaagaaTATGATGGGAAAGGGTGccctaaaataa
- the LOC103474280 gene encoding extracellular calcium-sensing receptor-like, giving the protein MMSAKRSLRQGWLISQLLLAARFSQAAELVCSQNGDLESPQLVKDGDIMVGGLFSFHNNWKEREETYTEKPLPLQCTSLNFREFQLAQAMLFAIEEINNSSHLLPGVSLGYKIYDTCGFNARSVKVALALLNDYENVSAPSKKCGRPAQVQAIMGEASSSPSTAIATVIGPFFIPMISHFATCACLSDKSKYPSFLRTIPSDYYQSRALAQLVKHFGWTWVGAVRTNDDYGNSGMATFTETAQHLGICLEYSVSFFRTDPADKIQKIINTIKASTSKVIVAFLSQADMDVIIHEFSSHNLTGYQWVGTEAWIFDFQTAAGDRNHILDGAVGLSIPKAHVSGLQEFILNVEPLFSSNNDLFTEFWETLFSCEFKPSYSVEIKTRCTGQEDLTGVENTFTDMSLMPIFNNMYKGVYAVAHALHNILSCNQTCDGNAQLDPLMIFQQIKEIYFKTKEGDEVYFNENGDPAAKYEIINWQRRDNGPVEFKVVGLYDASLPEDRQMDVQIESIVWAQNSLMMPVSVCSEKCPPGTQKVLQKGKPVCCYDCLHCAEGEISNSTDSVTCVRCPLESWSNENRDACIKKETEFLSYKEMMGSLLTAASLFGTCVTVAVAVIFVAYRNTPLVRANNSELSFLLLFSLKLCFLCSLTFIGQPSEWSCMLRHTAFGITFVLCISCVLGKTIVVLMAFKATLPGRNMMKWFGPTQQRVSVLGFTLIQVIICILWLSISPPFPSKNFEGFKDKIILECSLGSAVGFWAVLGYIGFLAILCFICAFLARKLPDNFNEAKFITFSMLIFCAVWITFIPAYVS; this is encoded by the exons ATGATGTCTGCTAAGAGAAGTTTACGGCAGGGTTGGTTAATATCACAGCTCTTGTTGGCAGCACGTTTTTCTCAGGCTGCAGAGCTTGTATGCAGTCAGAACGGGGATTTAGAAAGCCCTCAGCTAGTGAAGGATGGAGACATTATGGTGGGGGggcttttttccttccacaacaactggaaagaaagagaggagacTTACACTGAAAAGCCTCTTCCACTGCAATGTACCAG TTTGAATTTCAGAGAGTTCCAGTTAGCCCAGGCTATGCTTTTTGCCATCGAGGAGATAAACAACAGCTCACACCTGCTGCCAGGCGTCTCTCTGGGCTACAAAATCTATGACACGTGTGGCTTCAACGCCAGAAGTGTTAAGGTTGCGTTGGCTTTGCTTAACGATTATGAAAATGTGTCTGCTCCTTCCAAGAAATGTGGAAGACCTGCACAAGTGCAGGCCATAATGGGAGAAGCCTCTTCCTCTCCCAGCACAGCAATAGCCACTGTCATTGGACCGTTTTTTATACCAATG ATCAGCCACTTTGCCACATGTGCCTGTCTAAGTGACAAATCCAAATATCCCTCGTTTCTCCGAACAATACCCAGCGACTACTATCAGAGCAGAGCCCTGGCCCAGTTAGTGAAGCACTTTGGATGGACTTGGGTCGGAGCCGTCAGAACGAATGATGATTATGGCAACAGTGGCATGGCGACGTTCACGGAGACTGCTCAGCATCTGGGCATCTGCCTCGAATATTCCGTGTCTTTCTTCAGGACGGATCCAGCCGACAAAATCCAAAAGATAATTAACACTATCAAGGCTTCGACTTCAAAGGTGATTGTCGCTTTCCTCTCCCAAGCCGACATGGATGTGATTATACACGAGTTCTCCAGCCACAACCTAACCGGCTACCAGTGGGTGGGAACTGAGGCCTGGATATTTGATTTCCAGACTGCAGCAGGAGACAGGAACCACATCCTAGACGGAGCCGTTGGCCTCTCCATCCCCAAAGCGCACGTCAGCGGCCTCCAAGAGTTCATACTGAACGTGGAGCCACTGTTTTCATCAAACAACGACTTGTTCACAGAGTTCTGGGAGACGTTGTTCAGCTGTGAGTTCAAGCCGTCGTACTCAGTGGAGATTAAGACACGATGCACAGGACAGGAGGATCTGACAGGAGTGGAAAACACCTTCACCGACATGTCGCTCATGCCCATATTTAACAACATGTATAAAGGAGTGTATGCTGTTGCCCACGCTCTGCACAATATCCTCAGCTGCAACCAAACATGTGACGGCAACGCACAGCTAGATCCGCTCATG atttttcagcaaataaaagagatttatttcaaaacaaaggaAGGGGATGAAGTGTACTTTAATGAAAACGGAGATCCAGCcgcaaaatatgaaattataaaCTGGCAGAGAAGAGACAATGGCCCTGTGGAATTTAAAGTAGTGGGTCTGTATGATGCGTCGTTGCCAGaggacagacagatggatgtgCAAATCGAATCAATAGTTTGGGCTCAAAATTCACTAATG ATGCCTGTCTCAGTTTGCAGTGAGAAGTGTCCACCAGGAACACAAAAAGTCCTCCAGAAAGGAAAACCTGTTTGTTGTTATGACTGCTTACACTGTGCAGAAGGAGAAATAAGCAACAGCACAG ATTCTGTAACCTGTGTGCGATGCCCCCTTGAATCCTGGTCAAATGAAAATAGAGATGCTTGTATCAAAAAGGAGACAGAGTTTCTTTCATATAAAGAAATGATGGGATCACTGCTCACTGCGGCTTCATTGTTTGGAACATGCGTGACTGTTGCTGTCGCAGTCATTTTTGTCGCATACAGGAACACTCCTCTCGTCAGAGCAAACAACTCTGAgctgagcttcctgctgctcttctccTTAAAGCTGtgtttcctctgctctctgacGTTCATCGGCCAGCCGTCTGAGTGGTCCTGCATGCTGCGGCACACAGCGTTCGGGATCACCTTCGTCCTCTGCATCTCCTGTGTTCTTGGGAAAACCATAGTGGTTCTAATGGCATTTAAAGCTACACTTCCTGGAAGAAACATGATGAAATGGTTCGGGCCTACACAACAGAGAGTCAGTGTTCTGGGGTTTACTCTGATACAAGTTATCATCTGTATTCTCTGGTTAAGCATCTCTCCACCTTTTCCATCCAAAAACTTTGAAGGATTCAAAGATAAAATCATCTTGGAGTGTTCTCTGGGTTCAGCTGTGGGTTTCTGGGCTGTGCTTGGGTACATAGGATTTCTTGCCATCTTGTGTTTCATTTGTGCGTTTCTTGCTCGTAAACTGCCTGATAATTTTAACGAAGCCAAATTCATCACCTTCAGCATGTTGATATTCTGTGCTGTCTGGATCACTTTCATCCCAGCGTATGTCAGC